In a single window of the Zonotrichia leucophrys gambelii isolate GWCS_2022_RI chromosome 2, RI_Zleu_2.0, whole genome shotgun sequence genome:
- the ZBTB14 gene encoding zinc finger and BTB domain-containing protein 14, which translates to MEFFISMSETIKYNDDDHKTVFLKTLNEQRLEGEFCDIAIVVEDVKFRAHRCVLAACSTYFKKLFKKLEVDSSSVIEIDFLRSDIFEEVLNYMYTAKISVKKEDVNLMMSSGQILGIRFLDKLCSQKRDVSSPEENTQSKSKYCLKMNRSIGEPNDTQDDEVEEIGDHDDSPSDVTVEGTPPSQEDGKSPTTTLRVQEAILKELGSEEVRKVNCYGQEVEPMETTESKDLGSQTPQTLTFNDGISEVKDEQTPGWTTAAGDMKFEYLLYGHREHIVCQACGKTFSDEARLRKHEKLHTADRPFVCEMCTKGFTTQAHLKEHLKIHTGYKPYSCEVCGKSFIRAPDLKKHERVHSNERPFACHMCDKAFKHKSHLKDHERRHRGEKPFVCSSCTKAFAKASDLKRHENNMHSERKQVTAANSIQSETEQLQAAAMAAEAEQQLETIACS; encoded by the exons ATG GAGTTTTTCATCAGTATGTCTGAAACCATTAAATATAATGACGACGATCACAAAACTGTGTTCCTGAAAACATTGAATGAACAACGTTTGGAAGGAGAGTTTTGTGACATCGCTATTGTGGTTGAAGATGTTAAGTTCAGAGCCCATAGGTGCGTGCTTGCTGCCTGCAGTACCTACttcaaaaagcttttcaaaaaacTTGAAGTTGATAGTTCATCAGTAATAGAAATAGATTTTCTTCGTTCTGATATTTTTGAGGAAGTTCTCAATTACATGTATACTGCAAagatttctgttaaaaaagagGATGTAAACTTGATGATGTCTTCAGGCCAGATCCTTGGTATTCGGTTTCTTGATAAACTCTGCTCTCAAAAACGTGATGTATCTAGTCCTGAAGAAAACACACAGTCCAAGAGCAAGTACTGTCTAAAAATGAACCGTTCTATTGGGGAACCCAATGATACCCAAGATGATGAGGTGGAAGAGATTGGAGATCATGATGACAGTCCATCAGATGTGACAGTAGAAGGCACTCCCCCAAGTCAGGAAGATGGTAAATCACCAACCACTACTCTGAGAGTGCAAGAGGCAATTCTGAAAGAATTGGGAAGTGAAGAAGTTAGAAAAGTCAACTGCTATGGCCAAGAAGTAGAACCTATGGAAACAACGGAATCTAAAGACTTAGGATCTCAGACCCCTCAGACACTCACATTTAATGATGGCATAAGTGAAGTGAAAGATGAACAGACACCAGGATGGACCACAGCAGCCGGGGATATGAAGTTTGAGTACTTGCTTTACGGTCACAGGGAACACATTGTATGTCAGGCTTGTGGCAAGACCTTTTCCGATGAAGCGCGTttgagaaaacatgaaaaactaCACACTGCAGACAGACCATTTGTTTGTGAAATGTGTACGAAGGGCTTCACCACGCAGGCTCATTTGAAAGAACACTTGAAAATACACACGGGTTACAAGCCTTACAGTTGTGAAGTGTGTGGGAAGTCTTTTATTCGTGCACCAGATCTAAAAAAGCATGAAAGAGTTCACAGTAATGAGAGGCCATTTGCATGCCATATGTGTGATAAAGCTTTCAAACACAAGTCCCACCTCAAAGACCACGAAAGAAGGCACCGAGGAGAGAAACCTTTTGTCTGCAGTTCCTGCACTAAAGCATTTGCTAAGGCATCTGACCTAAAAAGGCACGAGAACAATatgcacagtgaaagaaagcAAGTTACAGCAGCCAATTCCATCCAGAGTGAAACAGAACAGttgcaggcagcagccatggcTGCTGAAGCAGAGCAACAATTAGAAACTATAGCCTGTAGTTAA